TAAAAGTCTTCACACGTACTGTTCTCTTATACCCCATTACTTCACCATATTTTCCATAACATTAGGGTGCTCGAATGGAATtagattgaaagaaaaagtgtTTAGAATGTGTGATTTTACTTTCCAAAATGTTAAACTTTTCCCCGAATAGTATCAACAGTATAGACTCCCACCAATGTCTAAAATAACATACAATTCTTTGAAAACAAGGAACAATGCAGACTTTAAAGCTCAAATTCGCTGAATCAAGGATCGACAGGCTgtgtaattttcatcaatacAAAGTCAATGCACATGCAGATATAACAGTGAAACTGAATGTCATATTTAGTGAAAGTGTACCCGCGATTAGTATTGATGTGATAATAAACCTCAAGTTTAAATGTGCTGCAGGGTGCTCGGTCGATAAAAAGCTCACAACGGTACGTCAGAAGacttaataataatcaacTACCAAATCCAACACAATTCTTGCTAATAAATCAAACTAAACACAAACAATAAGTACGAGTTGTTCGACTTACCCGATATTGGGCTGACTGGTGTGGGTGGTAGCTCTGACAAGAGGGGGTGGCTGGGCTTGGACAGCGGCTTGCATCGTTGTGACAGGATATACTCCTGGATACTGCCCCCCTGCCCCGCTACCACCCCCTCTACTCCTAGACTGCGGTGAGTAAGTTTTATTCGATGAAGCTATTTGCTGAAATAGATTAAAATCATGTTAAAACATCCATCTTGTTTTGAAAACAGGTATTACAGCCTTTGTCTACAAGTAATTGGAGGTAGACATTCACACAGAACAATCGCAAGCAAAGAGTCTTAAAAGATAACAATTATTggtcaaaattataattttcgaaattttgataagACTGAAATTTTAATGACGTTAACGTAGCGcaacgttgaaataaaaataactattttgtcacttctcaaaatttgaaagaattgaaTTTAGAAAATCTGAGTTTTTCAATGCTGTTCAACAGTTTACTTAATTTCAGGTAATTCtagttgaaaaataacgagTTTTTCTGGAAATCGATAGTTATAATAAAGTTACAAGCTTTAACTGGGTAAATTTTGAGGACAGTAGTAAAATtctaaaaacttttcagacatttttaaatttaagaaTATTCCCAGTGCACCGTAGAGTTCATTCCgaaattgttttgaaaaagtaACTTTCTGCAAAATGCAAGAAAATACCATgaaatcaatatttcaaaactttgatTCTGAAGAACTGTAACTTCCtgtgaatttcaattaattgaaaagaTATTATTCTAGAATTTACAATTCAAGCAAGTTGAACAATGTTTTTATGAGGAATGTGATAGgaaacaatattattttcattagaGATTCgatgacaaaaaatattgcaattaaatattcaagctcgtatttttttaaaaccgaattttgtaattttttcctagTTTTACATCTACAAACAACTCAACTTATGTGGCTTGTATCCAGAATGCGACTTTATCTTGTATGCACCACGTGTGACAAAATACACGGCCACTTTCATTAGCAAAACTAAAGGCTtcacagaaaaattgaatttcattttctgagCATGCATCTCAATATAAAGTTTCATTCGGAATACATGTATGTTCTTTGtgtgaataatgaataaaGTTACAAGAACCAGTAAACGCttcgaaataaatttgcaaTGGGAATCAAATGACGAGGTAAACTACcgacaataaataaaattagtgCATGAAACGTTTATATTTCGATTTGACAATCAATATTGCGATATGAAAAATAGGATTATCATCACTGGTTAATTACGTTGCAAGAGAAtagtttaatcattttcatgaaatttagTTAAAAGCCTGTACTTTTAAATGTGGACCATTGCATCACCGAatgtttcaataataataacaaaagaTCTTAATGACGACGATAAAATaatcacaaaaaaatgttacatttCAAGTCTGAAAATTCTTATTCTCACGATGCACACCCTGTGTTTACTATTTTGGGACTGGCAACcaaattttacaacaatttaaaatatttgttgaataaaaaaccaGCACACCAAGAGAATTCTTTCTAAACTCATTACTTTCTAGTTTAATTCATGCATGTTCTGGTAAAGATTAATTCTCCAATGAAATTCAGACAAAACTGTAACACACAGGTATTTACCAAGAATGTTTCAGACTGGAATTTCCTACGAAGTAAACGAAGAATAGATCAAAAAATTACCCATACATTATGCATGTTGAGAGGAGCGTTGGTCATTTTGATGACTTGGCTCGGCTGTGAAACTAAAGTCTGAAATGTGGGTTGCCCACCGACGAGGCCCGGCCATCCGTTACACGCGGTTTGAACGGCGCTGAGCATAGGTTGCTGAGCGACGGAGCTCGTCCTGCTACCAGGTGAAACCCTAGAAGGTGAGGAATGGGCAGGGTGCGTAGTGACGACGGGTCTGGGTTGACCGAGCCTATGGATAGTCGCGTTACTGTTAACGCCCCTTGGTAAAATGGTCGGTATTTGAGCGCTTCGGAGATTTATCGAGTTGTTTTTATTGGTATTGTTTTGAACAACGGATGGCTGCTTAGCAGCGGGAGGTGTGGGAGGCTGTTTTGTCCATCCCCCCCCAGTGCCCCCACCCTTACTGCTCACCAACAACTGCGAGTCCATCACTTTGCTCGGCCAATAATCCTCGAATCCGGTGCCGGGCGGAAAGTAACTTTTGATGTCACTCAAACTGATCACGGAACACGTTTCACTGGCAAACAGTTCATTGCGTATTCCCTGAACTTTGCAGCAGAATTTTAAATACGACAGGTCCCATCCCTCAAGTTTCTCAGCCTTAAGTTTAAGGTTATCAGTCTCTCCCTCAAAGTAGAAAAGCGGAACATATTTTAAACCATCTTTGACCGTGTAGGGAACGACCGACTCCTTGTTTATACGAATAAAACCGCACTTCTCAGCCTTCTGCATACCGGTAGCAGGATTATTCTGGCCAGCGCCAGCTGTCAACTTCGTATAGCACATGTCCAGAAACGTGTAAAACTCCTTGGCATCTGCGAGTCGCACGACAAGATCCTTGACGGTGAAGGTTTCCCTACCAAATTGATTGTCGCAGTGTTTTATGTTTATCTCGTTGAACAGCTTGCTCTCCGCCTCTGTTATGTAGTAGCTTCTTATGCAAGTGCAGCTGTATATATCGGCGTGCAGATATCCAAGATATTTGTTCAATAATTTAGACTCCAATATCCTCACTGCACAATATCTTTCACCGGCTCGAAATATGTATGGTATATGACACTTTCCAAAGCTTGTCCAACCAAATCTACCTCTCTGACTGTCGTCGTCAAGAGGAATCTTCCCCTCTGGCAGCTGCGGCTTGATTATAGAAGAATCCACAGGTTTTTTGGCATTGGAAAGGTAGCCTAGTATCCCTGGTAAATTTGGCTGAGGCACTACGTTTTGCCCAGTCCTCTGCTGCTGCGCACCGCCTATCGCTGTAACCATTTTCGCCTTGTTTGCTTCCACCATTTTGGCTGCCAGCTCCCTGATCTCCGCATCGTCGGGTCGCTCCTGCTTCACCGTCACGTTGTCAAAAGAACCTGAAAAACATAAGATAGGACAGCGTCAAGGTTTGGCAAAACTGATATTCCGAAACAAGTAAGATATTAGGACGAAAACAATATTAGGACACGAGATTTCTGTCACGGGAAggataaatattgtaaaaaaaattcgcgagcATTTCGTTAGCAGTGAAAAAGCGCCTTTATATTTCCACATTTCTGTTTACCTTTTAGCCGACGATAAAATGTAGGAAGGAAACCGGGAATTTGACGTACGAGGCACCGACGGGTCGGGTGATACGTTATTGtattgtgaaaataacaaaggaagaaatataaaaagaaacgagaaaaggTGACACGATACGGGATCGTAACGATCGCGTTTCAGGAGTGACAGAAGTCGGATCGTGTATGCCATGGATATACTGGACAAGGCGTATAGATTAAAAACGAAACATGTGAAGGAGAGATATAAACGGAGGCACACGTTAAGTGTGACACTCCTCGGGGCCGGGGATGAGGGATATCTCTAGTCCCGGGGTGATCTAAAATAAGGGTGTATAATGATGTGAGCgtacctcctcctcctcctcctcctcctgcaGTAACCGGCGGCGAACTTTTGGCGAGGACTACGGCGGCAGCCGAGGATAACGCCATTATACAATTTCACGTAGTTAGGCCATGTAGTAGCATCGAGGTGGCTGCTTATTGCCGTTGGTCGCACGGGGCACTAGACGACATACGCGTACATACCGCGgcagcgagcgagcgagctaGGCtcctcacctcacctcacgCGACACGATAAAACGATAGTATGTAGTACGTACATAAGGAGGGTATGTACCTACGTCTACTACGCGATTTAACGAAGTATGTATAAACCCGCCTCGCCGTGCTCAGCCGTGCTCAGCCGTGCTCGCGGCGGAGTGGCGAAACTTTTTACGTTGACTGTACCTCCGCGCTAGCTAGGAACTCGCTCACCGATCgaggcagcagcagcagcagcgacgACGGCGGCAGGAGTAGCGGAGTAACGAACGGCGGCAGAGTGTTGGTCGCAAAATTGCCTAAAATGCGATACCACATGCCACTTCGAGCCTCGTTGTACGCCTAGATGGACGATCGTAGTACGTACCCTAGGAGTAGTAATGTCACATATTTCCTGCACTTGTTTATGTAAAAACACTTGTCAAGTATGATACGAAAACgtttatgtattatttatatgtatagtagaGACAGCGTTTAAGGTACGCGCGATTCGCCTCCGCGATGACAacaaatgatatttatttgttgtGCACGTCAGTTGTCTAGGTCTACGATGCATCAGCGGTAGCATCGGCATCACCAGCGCAGCGTTAAGACACGCGCGCGCCACGGAACAGCGCTACGGCACGTCACCTCACATTTTATGCCGCCGAGCAGCTCGACTTGAAAGCAAGCAAGCAAGCAGGCAAGCGAGCGATCGAGCCAGCCAGCCAACAGGCAGCACCACCAGCACCAGCGGCAAAGGGAAATGTCCCAGCAGCGTGTAGCCTCGTGCGCAGGCCCTATTTAATACATCCTAGGTTTTTCTCCACCTGTGAGTCATTTCACTAAAATGGCGTCCCGCCGAGGTTGTACGCGGCCAATCGTCGAGTGCCGTCTGGCACCAACAAAAGGAAACGCCATCGTTTGCCGTGACGTCATTATAACAAAATATCGCCCTTCGCGAGGCTAGCATTCGCGTTTCCAAGGTCGTCTATGACTGACTGTATAGCATACTGTGcagacctttttttttctttctccttttttcaaGGATGCATTCGGATATTGTTTTCAATAGTCGCTTTTGACACCGCGCTGGAAACAGTAGCGAGACCAAACTCTCGTCTAGGACCACCTGCCCGTGacatcaaattttgatttttcctttACTTTCCCCATCGCTACGGCGTATCAAACTTTTAAACGTATTATTACCATTCCAATATGGTATAGTAACTTCTAATTTCCGAGAAGTATTTTTCactaatgtatgtatatatatatgtgtatacatatatgtacacttGTTCATATTAATGTGTACATATCTATACAGACATATAGGTGGCATGCGTGCCGTAGCCCCCGTGCCGTATCTATCACAATTTTTAAGCGCCGCTGTTGATCGACGAGTAAGTATCATTGCTTCCCTATCCCGTAAAAAGCTTCGATcgtaatatacgtatgttaTTAGTTTACACATCCCGATGCCTAATCACAGTTACAATGATCGCCGCTATGGGCGCATCGATACTTCCTGACTGAAAGATTAGAGAAACCTTCTTGCGTTCCGTCCTAAATCGCTCTCAACGGCTGATCAGCTGATCGAGTTCATAAAGTGATGTGAGCTTGAGACGAAAATGTACTAAGTACTCGGAGAGATTGTTCGCCGCATGCACGAGTGTGCTGTGCTAGGCTGTGGAATCGCGGCGCGGTTTACTCTTGAAGATTAGCTATGCATATTCCAAGGAGATGTCGAAACCAAACGACGGTATTCGCAACGTGTACCATGGTAATGCTGGTGTAGTACATACGGTTCAAAGAGTGGGCAGAAACTAGCGCGAGATCTCAAGAACATGGCAACACCGCACGGTCGATATGCTCTTTCAGGCATACTGCCAAGATTGGTAAATGTATTGGTATATACTCAGGCACGTATATAGTGCTTTTTAAGCTACCCCCACTCCTCGTATCGTGGAAGATTTTTACGTGGAGGGGGAGGAAACCAGCCAGGTGGGGGGTGTGAAATCTGCGCAGTACCCGGACTCCCGGTCGGTTCTTGCGTTCTACTGCGCATCTCCTATATACTTCGTACGTACgttacatatgtatttattattttaatcatGATTTACGACGCGGTGTTGCCAGCTAtcaccctccctcccccctctgACCCTCGTGCGCCCCTTcctccctgcccctcccctgCCGCCTACTTCGTTACAtacaatgtttattttttttttcattattatggCACGCCAGAAGAACAACCGCCATTGATCGATAacaaaaccaaaataaaaaaatcaaatgaaagaTACAAAACAAACGAAGAATTGACAGAAAACaaattggaacaaaaaaaagaacatcaaccgtgtaggtatgtacatcgtatgtattatgtatacgatgtatatacctacacgGTTGATGCgatgatatatacatatgtgtatgcatacatacacacgtatatgtatatacgtataaatgtatatgGGCGCGTGTAAATATCCACATATGCATGCGCATAACGCGGTGTTGCCGTGTTTCGCTGAAATCTAAGGGAAAATGTACAACCTCGCACGCTACCGAAATGGCCGACGATGCGTAGGTCTGCCATTTTGGCAACACTGGCAAGCGATCTATTTATAGCAGACCTTTATTGCTGCTGTTGCTATGTCAGGACGAGCCCGCCCGCAGTCTTCAGGGGTGGGAGAATATTGCGCCAACAAAATGGCGACGGATCGGATCCATCTGGTTCTATTTCATTAGCGACTGATCGGTCGGTTACCAAAAATTAAACTGCAATCAAATCGGTATCCAGATTCAAAAATTTGGCGATTCAGATCATAACGGAGAACTTGATTACAATCGGTCACGTAACGGTCTACGATTCAGGTCATTACAATCATACAAGTAATCCGCAATTTCCATCTGTTCTATCTAGTGCGTTATAAAATAGCTCCCCATCTCATTTATCTTGCTAAGATAACTGAAAGATCTGAATATACTGCTtcggttgaatatttatttacgtcACGAGGATCTCCGCGACCTCGCATGAAAAACATGGAGACGTCCTCGATTCTAGTTGGCCAACTTTTAGATCGCCAGGCGAGATAAatcaagaaaataaagaacgtgaaaatagaaaaaaaatctacaattttGCAAGGTTTTCgcatatttatgaaaaaaattacaaatggtGGCATGTTCCTTCAGCAGCTGACTGCCTATATAGATATATGAGCTGGACTGAACCTCGTGCACAAACACACAAGCTCGCTGCTGGTCGGCTAAGTCCGTCAGCCACCTCTATGTTACATCATGCCGCCGAATGCTATATATACATCTACATATGTATACCGGGAAAAGTATATAGAAAAGGGGGGGAGGTGAAGCGAAAGGAGAGAGGGATGCGCGGGGCATGTTATGTACAGCCGTTTCTCACATATTTACCCGCAGCTGTATATAATGTGCCGCTTACGCCCGGTGCCCGTATCACACGATGCGAGTTCCGTTCGGTTCCACGGACCGACTCGAACTGAGTTAAAACAAGATCAAGAACACTTTGAGCACCACTTTCCTGTATATTATTTAAGCAATGTGTATAAGTTGTACATATGCTTGTCTGTCATCTACTATATGGCGCACACACACACCGGCCCTTTTGTGttcgtaatgaaaaattgttatcaatGCACTGACATTCAGATGCGAGGTGGGTAGTTAGTTTTATACACAGATTGCAATTAGCCTCTATATTTTGATGGTTTTCTGTAAGTACACAGTTGCAACTTTAATGTTCATGCATCATTTTATCACAAGAAACTATCCCGacctttcttatttttcacccGTTAATAGCAGggtatatagatataaattttaacCCGTCTCATCGGTTAATGATCAAGCGAGTTCAGGGCTTAAATTTCTACGGAAAATTTCGGGTTCATTAAGTAAACGACTCGGAATTTGAGTACGTgcatataataaataatcaaaactGTATGTAGTATTTCCTTAATCAAGAacaaaaagttgaaaagaagatGGTAATAGAAAGGAAAATACAGTTACAAACATTTAGTTTAACAGTCACGAATAAAAAAGTACGCGGGAAAACATAGAATAAGTAAAGGccaagaaatgaaaagtaaaagaaagaaagttaTAATTTGCCGGAACCACGCGGCAAAACAGAACTAGAGGTATAAACGGTTGTTGAGAAAgggatatgaaaaaaaagaaggaagcAGACCACAAGGGGTGGGGTAGGGAGAGGCGGGATCACGCGGAGCGTCCTGCGGCAGAAAACATGCACATAACCTCAAAGCTTACCTTGTTCAACTCGAGCTTCTAGTATTTCAACATCTTCGTCAAAATCTTGTGCCCTCATTTCTCTGTTGGGGACTTCCATGCACATACTATCCCTAAACAATTACCGGCTTCTATTCTCTCTGACATTTACTGGACGAATCTCTGATCAGATGGCAAGAAAAAACCCAAGAACTAATCGTACTCCGTATCCGTTGCAAGGCTCGCTGGGCCTGCTGGATTTGAATGTGTAACGTTGCCGCTTCCTTCGTCATCCCCTCCACAACCCTATGTACTTAACAATTGCAACGTTGCCGCACATCCGGTACGTGGTAAATAGCAATAGTGGGGGTAGGTAATTTTCCAAGGTGGCGGGGATAAAACTTTCCACTATGTTTCAGTACCCCTCTCCTCCTTATCATCTCGAAAGTGACCGAAAGAACGTTTTCGAAGTGATTTTCGCACCTACTTCCGGTGCACAATAGCCATTTCGCTATCCAAAGATGTACTCCTTAGGCGTCAACCTTTGGTGTGAACATATATTACAGGTGTCACGTTCTTCAGGTGTCAGTACGGTATCTAAAATGTGATGGTAAATTTTGACGTTGTAAAAAACGTTTCCAAAAACTCCATCAGTGATAAATCATTCGTCGAACTTGGTACCCCGTAACTATCTATTCACAAACCAAGTGACCCGATTGTTAGTTGAGTAAGAGGGGAAGGAGGAGAATCAAAGGAATGGAATTGAtacgcaatatttttttttatttcgctttCTTTTCGCATAATTAGCTAATGTCTTTATTAAGAAAATACAGATCGATGAATGGGTAACAAGGGGGGATACGGGATGTACGTACTTCCGGCCACTTCGGCACCGTACGACGTACACGTCAATTACCAGGGGTCATGTCTTCCTGGTCGGTGGATCGGTGCGGAAATCCGCAAGCGCAACTGTTTCCACCCCAAGTGTCCAACGTAAGTTGAAGGTCACTGACCTCGCAAATTCGGTGAAAGACCTCGCGGACGACAGTTTCGTACCGGTACTGTACATTCGTATCTGCGTCAAcgtcgaaaaacaaaatattggaGGCTAAAACTACATCTAATGagcatttattatattttacgaTAGTGAAAATGGTCTGGTATTATCGTTCGGTCCgcagtcgaaaaaaaattcctgtaAAGTTTCCGATGGCATCCAAACTTTTTGTCAGCTTTCTAGCAAAGGTGTAGCAGATCAATATAATGTGTCTTCAGATGATTTGATGTCATCATTTCTAAATTATTCAACCTACAGTGGAACCTCGATTAGCCGAACCTAAATCATTCCTACCTTTTAACCCTATAACACTAACGTGGGGTGAAAAACGCCCCAACCTTTTAAACTCCATAACTCTGGTACATCATATCGTTAAAAGTCCTATAGGGTCTCATTTTCTTCGGTTTTTAGTGAAGAATCACGCGGgccaaaaaagtttttgtgCAAGTTCCACAAAAGTGGTCGAAAATTGATATGTCTCGATTTAAAAACGTATAAGTTGTTCTCTTGCGGCCGGAAATTAAAGTTCGCGTGGGGTGTTTCttacgcccccccccccccctgccgtTCTAGGGTTCACCTTCGTGAACTCAAAATTGTGGAACATATAGGAGGGGTTAAGACTACAAGTGGTGCAAGTCAGTTTGATCTAATTTTTTAGGACAAAGGAATTTGGTCCTTTGTGAATCTTAAATACGGATTTCTTTGTTCCGAAAAATTAGGTTACACTGACCCACACTACTTGCATTCTCATAGTTTTATATCAACGATATTTTGTGTCAAACTTACACGTAAAAGGACTTGGAATAacgtgtgtgaaaataaaaaaaaaaaatacatgtattaACTATCTTGTGttcgtaatattttatatacctgGCATCATTTCACCCGCCATTACTGCTCCCTTGTCCGAACTTTCGCCAATGCGAACTAGGCCCTGTCCCGTTTGATTCCGATGATCGAGGTTCGACTGTACATAAGtatcttcaaaattatattttatacttcaAAATTCTTTGAGAATATCAAAGAGCATGAAAAAGTTTACAGATTCTGCAAAAAGGGAAGGTAACATACTTTCGCACGTCGCAGGACAAGCGAAATGATAAGTTCGACATTTTGGCATTTGCTGGGAGTAAcgttattagaatattttACCGTGATACTTTCTAATTTTAATTGCCAATGCGATAAGATTCGGAACAAGTATACAACGCATCGGAAAAAATCGGGGCAGAAAAGGTCACGTTCACCTTGACGCTATTTCGTCGCGACCTTGCAGAACGATAAGTAAACAAGCTCGCGCAACAAGTGTATATATACCGTCCGTAGCTCCGCATACACATGTATCTATTAATTTGATCCGCAAGGCTTTGCGAATCTGCTGCAGATCGCGTGCGCGAATTAATGTCTGCACTTTGCGGACGCGTAAGAAACTATGCGCGAGGCAGGAATCAGCGCCCCCGCCCCCCTTCCGCCCCAAATCACCGTTAAATTTCAACTAAATTCAATTATCACTTTATTACTGCAGGGTACATTGATGATCAGTTAAATACGAGGTGGTCTGCGTTCCAGTTGGCTCTAAATTTTTCGTACCCAAAAGAGCCTTGGTACTCTCACCTTCTTTCATCCAGAGTTGAACCTATAATATTGTAACATAGTTGATTAATTTAGATTTGTGTAACGTAGCATGCCATGTTTCGTTCGGGTGAATTTACCTGTTTGTGGAGGAGGTCTCTTCTGTGGCCAGGTGGTTCCTTAGCTAAAAGAGGCACCAGCATTTCTAAACAGGATTTAAACTTCTCAAGGGCAACTTCGTACTTCCCTTCAGAGAGATACTGCTCTGCAATCTCACCTATTTCTAAGGCATCGCACATACCTGCTGTACTTTTGCTCAGGCTACCTATTTCCGAACGTGAATATTTAGCTATTTCGTAtagattttgattttataaatttctacTTCAGTCCATTCCAATCGTTAACATCAACTTAGCATGAGCAGGTGAACAGAAACGGGAGATAAATCGAACTGCACAGTCTTTTGGGCGAAAGAAATCAGCAGAGTACTtagcttttcaaaatctgacaCTGACCTTATTTATAAAGCAGATAAACAAGAAAGcacattttgtttttgaattttttttcaagtgtcAAGGTTCATTTATATGAAATCCAGGAAACTTTTAAAATGGGAGATTCAAACTACGTTCATCTCATTTACTTGTTCCAATGATGTAAATATTCCGAAAATAGCTTCACCCATTTCATTggctttaaaaatattatatttaaataatggGAAAGAACTACACTTTCATTAATTACTCTTAATTAATCAGTGAACAATTCATATTGTACAACGCATTGTGTAAATCACTGGTGACCCATACAACCGGTGGAGATAAGAAAATATCGACTTGTTACTTTTTTCCAGATACCACCAAATATTTCGCCATCAGACAGAATAACATaaatatgtagaaaaaaagGGTGCGTGTGAATTTACTCCCGTTTCCCTTTCATGCCctcatttttatcattgtaCCAACATAATTTGCGGTAGCTGTTTCTGTCAAAGGACTCTTTCTTCGCCAATGCCCCCTGCACCTCTGGGACTGTCTTTGTTTTATCAGTATTATCCACATAGTCATCGGCGTAAACGCTTTTCAGTTCCTCTGCTCGTTTTATATAATCATTGACACGAAGCCTCAGAGCCTCTTTCCTTTGTGGATCAGTCTCATCTAAGGAATTATAAGTATCTTCACATTTCCATTCCGATTATAAATTGTACATGCATAATATTCGCAGCCATTcacaataaatgaaaaaatttcacttcctCTTCTCCACTGCCTGCATCTACTACCCTTGTATTTTATCCATCGGGTCGGCGTGCCCATTTCTTTATCAACGCCAGTCCGACGTATCAACacatttgacacacacacacaaacacaaacagagagagagatagataaaTACAGTGATGTTATCGTACTGGTAACTAATGGTATGAAGTATCTGAGAGCGTCGCAGTAGTGGTGAAAAGCTTCCTTCTGATTTTTCTCCCTATCCAGCTGTACCGCCTTGTGTACAAGCACAACAGCTTTGTCATAGTTGTCTTTGGTCGGTGCGTGAACCAGGTCTAAGAACTCGTGGGCAAAGAACTCGTCAAACGTAATTCTCTCCGAAGGATTGTGCTTCAACAGCGAAGTTATCAAATCTTTGCACTCTGGAGTTATATACGAGTTTTTAGGGAGCTGTATAGcgcataaaaaatttatccataTTTTCAATCCAAAGACAACACTATAAAAATTCCGATCAAGTAAGTCCACAATCAACATGCCTCCATGCTTTACTACGAGAATCTCGTGAATCATATCCTTTGAGTGAGGTGCCTTTCTACCTTACGTTAACCGTTGCAAAATGACCCCTAAGGCCGGTATAAAAGATTCGATGCAAAGCAGTGCGTAATAACTAGAGCGCATATAAGCCACGATTGAAAAACGACAAGAGACTTGAAAGATTTCCTTAGCTCTGACGTGTCTTGGTATTTAAAATAACATTGAAACATTCTGACGCATTTCAAAAGATCTTCACGAGTCTTAAGATTTTgtgtaatttgaaaagatttcaCAAAGATGCACACTAGATTGTATGATTGATTGTTCTGTGGTTAAGAAAagtaatatgaaaataaaacccAGATACACtacaaaaacaattatttttacgtaggGTAGGGCTATAGTGTTTTAATTGCATACAATatactataaaatttttcagccagTGTTCGAACCATAATTTCTGTCTATAAATCACCTCAATTGGACGTCtgtccttaattttttcagccaGTTCTTGAAAGCTGCTGCTAGAGTAAGGAGCCTTGCCAAAAAGACACTCGTACATGATGATACCGACGCTCCAGAGATCGACTCTGGCATCGTATTTGTGGTCTAGCAAGATTTCAGGTGCCATGTAAAGCGGTGAACCACGCATGGCAAATTTGTGTTCATAATTAGCCAAGT
The Neodiprion fabricii isolate iyNeoFabr1 chromosome 5, iyNeoFabr1.1, whole genome shotgun sequence genome window above contains:
- the LOC124183221 gene encoding serine/threonine-protein kinase ULK3 isoform X2; this encodes MDKSTLSKSAIENIITEIRLLKILKHEHIVEMKDFFWDDRYIYIVMEYCDGGDLSKFIKRKHRLPENICRKFLQQLALALKFLRSHNVCHMDLKPQNLLLMNTPKLTLKVGDFGFAQYLANYEHKFAMRGSPLYMAPEILLDHKYDARVDLWSVGIIMYECLFGKAPYSSSSFQELAEKIKDRRPIELPKNSYITPECKDLITSLLKHNPSERITFDEFFAHEFLDLVHAPTKDNYDKAVVLVHKAVQLDREKNQKEAFHHYCDALRYFIPLVTNETDPQRKEALRLRVNDYIKRAEELKSVYADDYVDNTDKTKTVPEVQGALAKKESFDRNSYRKLCSLSKSTAGMCDALEIGEIAEQYLSEGKYEVALEKFKSCLEMLVPLLAKEPPGHRRDLLHKQVQLWMKEGESTKALLGTKNLEPTGTQTTSYLTDHQCTLQ
- the LOC124183221 gene encoding serine/threonine-protein kinase ULK3 isoform X1; its protein translation is MSLPTIKDYSLLEKIGSGSYATVYKAFKKGGSKDVVAIKSMDKSTLSKSAIENIITEIRLLKILKHEHIVEMKDFFWDDRYIYIVMEYCDGGDLSKFIKRKHRLPENICRKFLQQLALALKFLRSHNVCHMDLKPQNLLLMNTPKLTLKVGDFGFAQYLANYEHKFAMRGSPLYMAPEILLDHKYDARVDLWSVGIIMYECLFGKAPYSSSSFQELAEKIKDRRPIELPKNSYITPECKDLITSLLKHNPSERITFDEFFAHEFLDLVHAPTKDNYDKAVVLVHKAVQLDREKNQKEAFHHYCDALRYFIPLVTNETDPQRKEALRLRVNDYIKRAEELKSVYADDYVDNTDKTKTVPEVQGALAKKESFDRNSYRKLCSLSKSTAGMCDALEIGEIAEQYLSEGKYEVALEKFKSCLEMLVPLLAKEPPGHRRDLLHKQVQLWMKEGESTKALLGTKNLEPTGTQTTSYLTDHQCTLQ